AAAAGAGACAAGCTAAGCCATTGGCTTTCCTTGATTCGCTTACTCCTGTTGGGCTCACCACTGTAATCCTTCGATAAAATGATGGACCGGACGCGGCGCAGGCGGCGTTATGCGTCTGGCTTGTGTTTGTCGGCCCGGTTGCCCGGGCCGATCGCCGCGGCGGTCAGCGTTCCGCGACCAGGACGCGTCCCGGACGGGCCGGACGCGGTGCCGCGACCTCGGCCAGGCCGTAGGGCGAGAAGGGCGGGCCCTGCATCGGGGCGGGTTCGGCCTCGTCCATGGGCACGGCCTCGGGGGCGCCCTGTTCCAGCAGGCGCAGGGCGCGCCGCGCGCTGACCGCCAGCGAGATCAGCGCAAGGCAGGCCCCGGCCAGCAGGATCAGAATCACCAAGGCCAGCAGCCCGCCAAAGACCGGCAGCGGCGGCACCCCGTCCGACCGCCCGATCAGCACGGCCAGCGCCCCGATCAGCGCCAGAACCCCCAGGCCAAAGACCATCGCGACCATTCGGCCGACCCATTTCATCACGTCACCGCGCACCTGACTGCCCCTTGTTGTCGACTGCTTGCCGCAGGTGGCCTGCCACCGGGGCGGGCGCGGATCAAGGGTCTGCCCGATGCGCGACGCTCACACTCGCGTGCTTGGGTGCATGGGGTCAGTAGGAATATTCGTCATAGATGCGGGACAGATCGCCCGCCCATGGGCCGCGATACTTCTCCAGCAGTTCGTCGGCGGGGGTCTTGCCGCTGTCGACGCTTTCCTTCAGCGCGTTGAGGAAATGCGTCTCGTCGGGGACCAGCCCGTCATTGCCGGGCCGCGCCCGCGCCTTCAGGCCGGATTCCGCGATCGCCAGGACCTCGCGCGCCAGATCGTGCATCCGCAGGTCCCCGGCCCGGGCCTGCAGCCCGTCGCGGCCCGCGGCGATGCGCAGCGCGTCGCGCGTCTCGGCGTCCCAGCCCTTGACCAGATCCCAAGCCGCATCCAGCGCGCCCTGGTCATAGGTTAGCCCGACCCACAGGGCGGGCAGCGCGCAGAGACGCCGCCACGGGCCGCCATCGGCGCCGCGCATCTCGATGTATTTCTTGACGCGGGCCTCGGGAAAGACGGTGGTCATGTGATCGGCCCAATCCGACAGGGTCGGCACCTCGCCCGGCAGGGCGGGCAGGCGGCCCTGCAGGAAATCGCGGAAGCTCTGACCCAAGGCGTCGATGTATTTCCCGTCGCGATAGACGAAATACATCGGCACATCCAAAACGTAATCCACCCAGGCCTCGTAGCCGAAACCCTCCTCGAAGACGAAGGGCAGCATGCCCGTCCGCGCCGCATCCAGGTTCTGCCAGATATGCGCGCGCCAGGATTTCATCCCGTTGGGCTTGCCGTCGAGAAAGGGCGAGTTGGCAAACAGCGCGGTCGCCACCGGCTGCAGCGCCAAGGCGACGCGCAGCTTCTGGACCATGTCGGCCTCGGATGCGAAATCCAGGTTCACCTGCACGGTGCAGGTCCGATACATCATCTGGGTGCCGAGCGTGCCGACCCGGCCCATATAATCGGTCATCAGCCGATAGCGCCCCTTGGGCATCATCGGCATGTCGTCCTGACCCCAGAGAGGCGCGGCGCCCAGGCCGATGAAGCCCGCGCCGATATAGGCCGCCACGGCCTCGACCTCGGCCAGATGGCTGTTCACCTCGTCGCAGGTCTGGTGGATCGTCTCCAAGGGCGCGCCGGACAGTTCCAGCTGGCCGCCGGGCTCCAGGCTGACATTGGCGCCGTCGCGTTCCAGCCCGATCAGCTTGCCGGCCTCCAGCACGGGGGTCCAGTTGAAGCGGTCGCGCAGCCCCTCCAGCATCGCGGTGATCGAGACGGGCCCCTCATAGGGCAGGGGCATCCGGCCCGCATCGTCATAGCCGAACTTTTCGTGTTCGGTGCCGATGCGCCACTGGTCCTTGGGCTTTTCCCCACTGGCGATATAGGCGGCAAGCTGGTCGCGATGCTCGATCGGGCCACCGCCCTGCTGGGGAATTGACATGGGATCGGGGGCCTTTCGGTGATCTTCGGTCGGCCACAGGTGGCAATGCCGCGCGGCCAAGTCAAGCCGCCTCAGCCGCGCCTCAGCCAAACGGTGCGCATCGCCCCGTCCCCATCGGCCACCGCCGAGAGCGCGGCCGAGACGCGGCCCAGCTCCAGACCGGGCAGGGCCGTGAAGGCGTCGGCCAGCCCCGCCGCGCCCGCGGCATCGACGGGGACCAGCAAAGCCTCGCCGGAAACGCTGCGCAGCCGCCAATGGGCACGGCCCTGGACCCGCATCAGCCGGATCTCGGCCAGGTCGCGCAGGGGCAGTTCGGCGCCCGGGGCATGGGCGCCGTAATAGCGGATGGCGCCCTCGACGATCTCGACCAGGCCTTCGGCGGCGACGGTGCGGCGGAAGGGCAGGCGCCGCCAGGCCCCCACGGCCAGGACCGCGCCGCCCAAGGCCAGCACGCCGCCCAGCACGGCCAGGATCCAGCCGCCGCGCATGGACAGCCACAGACCGGCCAGCAGCACACCGCCGAAGGACAGCAGTTCCGCATGCACGCCCAGCCAGCGCCGGATCTCGGGGCGGATCAGCGGGGGGCGGCTCATCGGGGCGGGGCGCCTACCATCGCGACAGGGCGTCCTCGTCCTCGGGCTTGGCTGCGACCCATGCGGCCTGGCCGTCACGCCCGATCTCGCGCTTCCAGAAGGGGGCGCGGGATTTCAGCCAGTCCATCAGGTAATCGGCCGCGTCGAAGGCC
Above is a genomic segment from Paracoccus aestuarii containing:
- a CDS encoding glutamate--cysteine ligase, yielding MSIPQQGGGPIEHRDQLAAYIASGEKPKDQWRIGTEHEKFGYDDAGRMPLPYEGPVSITAMLEGLRDRFNWTPVLEAGKLIGLERDGANVSLEPGGQLELSGAPLETIHQTCDEVNSHLAEVEAVAAYIGAGFIGLGAAPLWGQDDMPMMPKGRYRLMTDYMGRVGTLGTQMMYRTCTVQVNLDFASEADMVQKLRVALALQPVATALFANSPFLDGKPNGMKSWRAHIWQNLDAARTGMLPFVFEEGFGYEAWVDYVLDVPMYFVYRDGKYIDALGQSFRDFLQGRLPALPGEVPTLSDWADHMTTVFPEARVKKYIEMRGADGGPWRRLCALPALWVGLTYDQGALDAAWDLVKGWDAETRDALRIAAGRDGLQARAGDLRMHDLAREVLAIAESGLKARARPGNDGLVPDETHFLNALKESVDSGKTPADELLEKYRGPWAGDLSRIYDEYSY